Proteins found in one Parafrankia irregularis genomic segment:
- a CDS encoding MarR family winged helix-turn-helix transcriptional regulator, producing MLLTRLSRLVHRASTPELLGISLKELAALAYLRDHDPTTQRALTQGLCVDANYCVLLLNELEAAGLAERHRDPADRRRHLVTMTEAGRRALEQAEHAQETIEDEILTGLSPQERATLTQLLRQALDSAVRRPAAQEHTPR from the coding sequence GTGTTGCTCACCCGCCTGTCCCGGCTGGTCCACCGGGCCAGCACGCCGGAGCTGCTGGGCATCAGCCTCAAGGAGCTGGCAGCCCTGGCCTACCTGCGCGATCACGACCCGACCACGCAGCGGGCCCTGACCCAGGGCCTCTGCGTCGACGCCAACTACTGCGTCCTGCTCCTGAACGAGCTGGAGGCCGCCGGCCTGGCCGAGCGGCACCGCGACCCGGCCGACCGCCGCCGCCACCTCGTGACCATGACTGAGGCCGGCCGCCGCGCGCTCGAGCAGGCCGAGCACGCCCAGGAGACGATCGAGGACGAGATCCTCACCGGGCTCTCTCCGCAGGAACGGGCCACCCTGACCCAGCTCCTGAGGCAGGCACTCGACAGCGCCGTGCGCCGACCCGCAGCGCAGGAACACACACCGCGCTGA
- a CDS encoding MFS transporter, translating into MSDPTTAPGAAPAVAPATVPVAAPAPGGSDRRRWIALVVVCMAMLMNALDGSIVNVALPSIQKDLDFTQSGLTWVVDAYLISFGSFLLLAGRLGDLVGRKKVFLAGVLLFTVASVLCAVSPDQGTLIAARFAQGLGGAVSSSVIIAIIVTEFPDPAERARAMSAYILVTVGGGSLGLLAGGVLTQAVSWHWIFLINLPIGILTFVLGILLIEENAGLGLGRGVDVTGSLLVTGALLVGIYGIVTAATHGWASAHTVGPGAVAVVLLVMFFVVEARRSNPIMPLRILRIRSLIGSSVVRGCLFIGMQVLFFFGALYLQQIRGYSPLRTGLAFLPTTIVVAALSMGVVSRLLLRFGPLPIVVPGLLAALAGLLMLARADEHTSYATGLLPPLVILAVGIACATVPLLSLAMAEVPAADAGLASGIVNVSIWLSSSVGLAVVSSVAASRTKGLVQDGHSAVSAVVSGYQLGYLIGAGCVAVGLLTVLTVLLGPARAVATAMSSPAGAGAPASEPAPADTVAT; encoded by the coding sequence ATGTCTGACCCCACGACGGCTCCCGGGGCGGCTCCCGCGGTGGCACCCGCGACCGTTCCCGTGGCTGCTCCCGCTCCGGGCGGGTCCGACCGCCGCCGCTGGATCGCGCTGGTGGTCGTGTGCATGGCCATGTTGATGAACGCGCTCGACGGGTCAATCGTCAACGTGGCGTTGCCGTCGATCCAGAAGGATCTCGACTTCACCCAGTCCGGCCTCACCTGGGTCGTCGACGCCTACCTGATCTCCTTCGGGAGCTTCCTGCTGCTGGCGGGGCGGCTCGGCGATCTCGTCGGGCGCAAGAAGGTGTTCCTGGCAGGGGTGCTCCTGTTCACCGTCGCCTCCGTGCTGTGCGCTGTCTCGCCCGATCAGGGCACGCTGATCGCCGCGCGTTTTGCCCAGGGGCTCGGTGGCGCGGTCTCGTCGTCGGTGATCATCGCGATCATCGTCACCGAGTTCCCGGACCCGGCCGAGCGGGCCCGGGCGATGAGCGCGTACATCCTGGTGACCGTGGGCGGCGGGTCGCTGGGCCTGCTGGCGGGCGGGGTCCTCACCCAGGCTGTCAGCTGGCACTGGATCTTTCTGATCAATCTCCCGATCGGGATTCTCACCTTCGTGCTCGGAATCCTGCTGATCGAGGAGAACGCCGGCCTCGGCCTCGGCCGCGGCGTGGACGTCACCGGATCACTGCTGGTCACCGGGGCGCTGCTGGTCGGGATCTACGGGATCGTCACCGCGGCGACGCACGGCTGGGCCTCGGCCCACACCGTCGGCCCCGGCGCGGTCGCGGTGGTCCTACTGGTGATGTTCTTCGTCGTCGAGGCCCGGCGGAGCAACCCGATCATGCCGCTGCGCATCCTGCGGATCCGCAGCCTGATCGGCTCCAGCGTCGTGCGCGGCTGCCTGTTCATCGGGATGCAGGTCCTGTTCTTCTTCGGGGCGCTCTATCTGCAGCAGATCCGTGGCTACAGCCCGCTGCGCACCGGTCTCGCGTTCCTGCCCACGACGATCGTCGTGGCGGCGCTCTCGATGGGTGTCGTGAGCCGGCTGCTCCTGCGGTTCGGACCGCTGCCGATCGTTGTCCCAGGCCTGCTCGCGGCCCTGGCCGGGCTGCTCATGCTGGCCCGCGCGGACGAGCACACCAGCTACGCCACCGGTCTGCTGCCGCCGCTGGTGATCCTCGCGGTCGGCATCGCCTGTGCCACGGTCCCGCTGCTGTCGCTGGCCATGGCCGAGGTTCCGGCGGCCGATGCCGGGCTCGCCTCCGGGATCGTCAACGTCTCGATCTGGCTCAGCTCATCGGTTGGCCTCGCCGTGGTCTCCTCGGTGGCCGCCAGCCGGACGAAGGGCCTGGTCCAGGACGGGCATTCCGCCGTGAGCGCGGTGGTGAGCGGCTATCAGCTGGGCTATCTGATCGGTGCCGGCTGCGTGGCGGTCGGTCTGCTGACCGTCCTGACCGTCCTGCTGGGGCCGGCCCGGGCGGTGGCGACGGCGATGTCCAGCCCGGCGGGTGCCGGCGCGCCCGCCAGCGAACCGGCCCCCGCCGACACCGTCGCGACGTAG
- a CDS encoding TetR/AcrR family transcriptional regulator → MSAASEPPGLRADAARNRRLLLDAAATVFAEHGTQASIAQIAQQAGVAKGTVFRHFPTKDDLVAAIICDQLDLLAAVGTRLSEAADPTAALFEFMTTAVDLQSRDRSLCQASGEAFADNRAVQAAADRLTEIAEVLTARAQAQQGIRDDVTGQDVILLLRGIYQAAAPLCDHQPTLWRRYLALVFEGLRSPATQPLPLPAPDLFSSPRTQAGRHPAP, encoded by the coding sequence ATGTCGGCCGCGTCAGAACCACCCGGGTTGCGGGCCGATGCCGCACGCAACCGGCGGCTGCTGCTCGACGCGGCGGCCACGGTCTTCGCCGAGCACGGCACGCAGGCCTCGATCGCACAGATTGCCCAGCAGGCCGGCGTCGCCAAGGGCACGGTCTTCCGCCACTTCCCCACCAAGGACGATCTGGTCGCCGCGATCATTTGCGATCAGCTCGACCTTCTCGCCGCGGTCGGCACGCGGCTGTCCGAGGCCGCCGACCCCACCGCGGCCCTGTTCGAGTTCATGACCACGGCGGTCGATCTCCAGTCCCGCGACCGTTCGCTCTGCCAGGCCTCCGGCGAGGCCTTCGCCGACAACCGGGCGGTCCAGGCCGCCGCCGACCGGCTGACCGAGATCGCCGAGGTGCTCACCGCCCGCGCCCAGGCGCAGCAGGGCATCCGGGACGACGTGACCGGGCAGGACGTCATCCTGCTCCTGCGGGGCATCTACCAGGCCGCCGCGCCGCTCTGCGACCATCAGCCGACCCTGTGGCGCCGCTACCTCGCCCTGGTTTTCGAAGGGCTGCGCTCGCCAGCCACTCAGCCCCTGCCACTTCCAGCACCGGACCTGTTCAGTTCGCCGAGGACGCAGGCCGGGCGGCACCCGGCGCCGTAG
- a CDS encoding NADP-dependent oxidoreductase — MPVTITMRAVVADDYGPVERLEVRSLPVPRPGPGQIQVRVRASTLNPAEVRVLDGSMRDLAPLSFPHVVGRDFAGVVTETGDGVRRFAVGDEVFGFGFPESMANLAAMVGSPPSLATGTLAEYAVFEADTPGLALRPAGLTAEHAATLPTAGLTALALARAGEFQPGDVVAVIGATGGVGSVLLPLLSTAKVHVVATASPVDDGYVRDLGAAEVIDHRAVDVADEIVRRHPDGVDAVVNLALPGDGLVGAATAIRPGGRLLNIVFPVPDAAAFRGKDLTVQTVITSAQPGDLDLLAAQALDGSLPAAISRRYPLADGVRACVEFLNEHTRGKVVVVVAEDEEG; from the coding sequence ATGCCGGTGACCATCACGATGCGTGCTGTCGTCGCGGACGACTACGGCCCGGTGGAGCGGCTGGAAGTCAGATCACTGCCTGTTCCCCGGCCAGGCCCCGGGCAGATTCAGGTGCGTGTGCGCGCCTCGACACTCAACCCCGCCGAGGTCCGGGTGCTCGACGGCTCGATGCGCGACCTCGCCCCACTGAGCTTTCCGCATGTGGTCGGCCGCGACTTCGCCGGCGTCGTGACCGAGACCGGAGACGGCGTGCGCCGGTTCGCCGTCGGAGACGAGGTCTTCGGCTTCGGATTTCCCGAGAGCATGGCCAACCTCGCCGCGATGGTCGGGTCGCCGCCCTCACTGGCGACGGGCACGCTGGCCGAGTACGCGGTCTTCGAAGCCGACACCCCGGGCCTCGCGCTTCGTCCCGCCGGTCTGACGGCCGAGCATGCCGCGACGCTGCCCACCGCCGGCCTGACCGCGCTGGCGCTGGCCCGGGCCGGAGAGTTTCAGCCCGGTGACGTCGTTGCGGTGATCGGGGCGACGGGCGGTGTCGGCAGTGTGCTGCTACCGCTGCTGTCCACGGCGAAGGTGCACGTCGTCGCCACCGCGAGCCCCGTGGACGACGGCTACGTGCGCGACCTGGGAGCGGCCGAGGTCATCGATCACCGCGCCGTCGACGTCGCCGACGAGATCGTTCGGCGCCACCCCGACGGCGTCGACGCCGTTGTCAACCTGGCGCTTCCCGGTGACGGGCTCGTCGGTGCGGCCACCGCGATCCGGCCCGGCGGCCGACTGCTCAACATCGTCTTTCCCGTTCCCGACGCTGCCGCGTTCAGGGGCAAGGACCTCACCGTCCAGACCGTCATCACCAGCGCGCAGCCGGGCGATCTGGACCTGTTGGCCGCGCAGGCGCTGGACGGATCGCTGCCCGCCGCGATCAGCAGGCGGTACCCGCTCGCGGACGGCGTCCGTGCCTGCGTCGAGTTCCTGAACGAGCACACCCGCGGGAAGGTTGTCGTCGTCGTGGCGGAAGACGAGGAAGGTTGA